In Nitrosococcus oceani ATCC 19707, the following proteins share a genomic window:
- the thiL gene encoding thiamine-phosphate kinase, with the protein MNEFSLIENFFADCTQKREDVALAVGDDCALMTVPPGCELAVSIDTLVAGVHFTAEVDSAALGHKALTVGLSDLAAMGAEPAWATLALTLPELDRAWLAGFTQGLSKLARSYGVQLVGGDTTRGPLAVTMQLHGFVPRGKALRRDGARPGDGIYVTGTLGDSGLALQARLEGLQLSQEALCYVEHRLDWPQPRVHEALALRPLAHAAIDISDGLAADLGHILKGSGVGAAVEVEALPLSDSFRASLELEQAWALALTAGDDYELCVTAPAEYHDRIQAVLSDRGCPCTLIGTIEEEPGFRCRRRNGASFIPQQQGYRHF; encoded by the coding sequence CTTGATGACTGTCCCTCCAGGTTGTGAATTGGCGGTTTCTATTGATACGTTAGTAGCCGGGGTGCACTTTACTGCCGAGGTGGATTCCGCCGCTTTGGGGCACAAAGCGCTGACGGTAGGATTGAGCGATCTTGCTGCTATGGGGGCAGAACCGGCCTGGGCGACTTTGGCGTTGACTCTGCCAGAGCTCGACAGAGCTTGGCTGGCTGGGTTTACTCAAGGGTTAAGCAAGCTTGCCAGAAGCTACGGTGTGCAATTGGTAGGGGGAGATACCACTCGGGGGCCGCTGGCGGTCACTATGCAGTTGCATGGTTTCGTGCCTCGGGGTAAAGCCCTGAGGCGTGATGGAGCACGTCCCGGTGATGGAATTTACGTAACGGGAACTTTGGGTGATTCTGGCCTTGCCCTTCAAGCGCGATTGGAAGGTCTCCAGTTATCCCAGGAGGCTTTATGCTATGTTGAGCATCGCCTGGATTGGCCACAGCCTCGGGTACATGAAGCCTTGGCGCTTCGTCCTCTCGCCCATGCTGCTATCGATATCTCAGATGGTCTCGCAGCAGATTTGGGACATATCCTGAAAGGCAGCGGTGTTGGTGCGGCGGTTGAAGTAGAGGCTTTGCCGCTTTCAGATTCCTTTCGTGCTTCTCTTGAGTTGGAGCAAGCCTGGGCCTTGGCGCTAACCGCAGGCGATGACTACGAATTGTGTGTGACCGCGCCTGCCGAATACCATGACCGGATACAGGCGGTGCTCTCGGATCGGGGTTGTCCCTGCACCTTGATTGGAACGATTGAAGAGGAGCCAGGCTTCCGTTGCCGCCGCCGGAATGGAGCTTCATTTATTCCCCAACAGCAGGGTTACCGTCATTTTTAG
- a CDS encoding phosphatidylglycerophosphatase A family protein yields MAQDIAKISWRQLLANPIYFLAFGFGSGLASRAPGTFGTLPALPFYWWIQDWPLFGYVLLVLVLFLIGIWVCHVTARDLEIKDPAGVVWDEFVGFLVTMTAAPSGWGWLLGGFILFRLFDIWKPWPIRVLDRRIAGGLGIMLDDVVAGIFAALVLAGFEVWMG; encoded by the coding sequence ATGGCTCAAGATATTGCAAAAATTAGCTGGCGTCAGTTGCTGGCAAATCCTATCTATTTCCTTGCTTTTGGCTTTGGTTCTGGCTTAGCCTCCCGTGCCCCGGGCACCTTCGGAACCTTACCGGCGTTGCCTTTTTATTGGTGGATTCAAGATTGGCCTCTGTTTGGCTATGTGCTATTAGTGCTGGTGTTGTTTTTAATAGGCATTTGGGTTTGCCATGTGACCGCTAGGGATCTAGAGATTAAAGACCCTGCTGGAGTTGTTTGGGATGAGTTCGTAGGTTTTTTGGTGACCATGACGGCGGCACCTTCTGGTTGGGGGTGGTTGCTTGGGGGATTTATCCTTTTTCGCTTATTTGATATTTGGAAGCCTTGGCCTATTCGAGTGTTGGATCGCCGTATAGCAGGAGGTTTAGGGATTATGCTGGATGATGTGGTGGCGGGTATTTTTGCTGCTCTCGTACTTGCAGGCTTCGAGGTATGGATGGGATAA
- the glnD gene encoding [protein-PII] uridylyltransferase, with product MPNFTGNTRPDPTLFEPAAFAKWIDTSEAPLLLLRSFLKEGIENLKQRFLTGTSAAELLPLHAWLVDQILVQACRLHTKKCPERVALVAVGGYGRGTLHPYSDIDILLLLTEETDSILQNSIGHFISFLWDTGLEMGHSVRTVAECQQAARDDLSFITSLMEARLLFGPELLFKNLQTAIAPEQIWNSRQFFLAKQAEQITRHHKYHDTAYNLEPNLKEGPGGLRDIQMIQWVSKRYFNTWSFDSLLQHDFLTVSERKELLESQSFLWQLRYGLHTLTGRREDRLLFDHQIALAKQLGYHDQGPHLAVEQLMKDYYRTAENTGRLNEMLLQLLEERILLVDAKVHVRPINERFQARNGFLEVINPSVFKHTPSALLEVFLLLQQHPEIKGVRASTIRLIREHRHLIDDNFRADSFNRALFMEIMRQSRGITRELRRMNKYGILGAYLPVFGKIVGQMQYDMFHAYTVDEHTLFLIHNLRRFALPKYAQELPLCSEIFQRISKPELLYLAGLFHDIAKGRGGDHSKLGAKDALRFCLYHGLSRDDSRLVAWLVAHHLLMSMTAQRRDINDPKVIQRFAREVGDERRLNHLYLLTAADIRATNPNLWNSWKDALLNKLYTATQQALRQGLEYPVDKKEHIRDIQNEARQALLKDGWTEQKLDILWSQIDADYFLRHTPNEIRWHIKALAQKEPHDGAPRILVRIHNQEPGTMEVFIYARAHALIFTVTTRTMAQLDLDVLDARIITTGHGFVLESFVVREAATIRAEADLEFRLQEIQEVLTQRLTQPDRAPPYRPGFIPRKLKLFKFPTTITFTKDRRNQCTVMELTTNNWPGLLSRVCRALASCQVRLVNAKITTLGTQVVDVFFICNQQDKPLTPEQQQQLKEAIYTYLER from the coding sequence GTGCCAAATTTTACTGGAAATACTCGCCCCGACCCCACGTTATTTGAACCCGCTGCTTTTGCGAAGTGGATTGATACCAGCGAGGCCCCTTTGCTTCTATTGCGATCCTTCCTTAAAGAGGGTATCGAGAATCTCAAACAGCGTTTTCTTACGGGGACTTCAGCCGCTGAACTGCTACCACTCCATGCCTGGCTGGTAGATCAGATTCTTGTTCAAGCTTGCCGCCTTCATACTAAAAAATGCCCTGAACGGGTTGCATTAGTTGCTGTGGGAGGCTATGGAAGAGGCACTCTGCACCCTTACTCCGATATCGATATCCTCCTATTACTGACAGAGGAAACCGATTCTATCCTACAAAATTCCATTGGCCATTTTATTTCTTTTTTATGGGACACTGGCTTAGAGATGGGACACAGTGTGCGTACGGTGGCAGAATGCCAACAAGCAGCCCGCGATGATCTCTCGTTTATTACGAGCCTAATGGAAGCTCGCTTACTTTTTGGACCCGAACTTCTATTTAAAAACTTACAAACAGCTATCGCCCCAGAGCAAATCTGGAATAGTCGCCAATTCTTTCTTGCCAAGCAGGCTGAGCAAATAACACGCCATCATAAATACCACGATACCGCCTACAATCTTGAGCCCAATCTCAAAGAAGGTCCCGGTGGGCTGCGCGACATTCAGATGATCCAGTGGGTATCAAAACGGTACTTCAATACCTGGTCCTTTGATAGTCTCTTACAGCACGATTTTTTGACCGTATCAGAGCGAAAAGAATTGCTAGAAAGCCAAAGCTTTCTTTGGCAGCTCCGTTATGGTCTGCACACTTTGACAGGCCGCAGAGAGGATCGCCTCTTATTCGACCATCAAATCGCTCTTGCTAAACAGCTAGGTTACCATGATCAAGGCCCCCACTTAGCCGTGGAACAGCTCATGAAGGATTATTATCGAACTGCTGAAAACACCGGACGACTTAATGAAATGCTCCTGCAACTGCTTGAGGAAAGAATTCTGCTAGTTGACGCGAAAGTTCATGTTCGTCCTATTAACGAACGTTTTCAGGCCCGCAATGGGTTTCTGGAAGTCATCAATCCTAGCGTATTCAAACATACCCCTTCTGCCCTCCTGGAAGTTTTCCTATTGCTCCAGCAACATCCTGAAATCAAAGGAGTGCGAGCTTCAACCATCCGCCTTATTCGAGAACACCGCCATCTTATCGACGACAACTTCCGGGCAGATTCATTTAATCGGGCTCTGTTTATGGAAATCATGCGCCAATCCCGGGGCATCACTCGCGAACTCCGGCGCATGAATAAATACGGCATACTCGGTGCCTATCTGCCTGTTTTTGGCAAAATTGTGGGACAAATGCAATATGACATGTTTCACGCTTATACGGTTGATGAGCACACTTTATTTCTGATACATAATCTCCGGCGTTTTGCCCTTCCAAAATATGCCCAGGAACTGCCCTTGTGTTCGGAGATTTTTCAACGGATTTCTAAACCCGAGTTACTCTATCTGGCTGGCCTATTTCATGATATCGCCAAGGGGCGCGGCGGCGATCATAGCAAGCTCGGGGCCAAAGATGCCTTGAGATTTTGTCTCTACCACGGCCTCAGCCGCGACGATTCCCGCCTTGTTGCCTGGTTAGTAGCCCATCACCTGCTAATGTCCATGACGGCACAACGACGCGACATTAACGATCCGAAGGTGATTCAGCGCTTTGCTAGGGAGGTCGGTGATGAAAGGCGCCTGAATCATCTCTATTTGTTGACGGCGGCCGATATTCGCGCGACTAACCCTAATCTCTGGAACAGCTGGAAGGACGCTTTGTTAAATAAGCTTTACACGGCTACCCAGCAAGCATTGCGGCAAGGTTTAGAATATCCCGTCGACAAAAAAGAACATATCCGCGATATTCAAAATGAAGCGCGGCAAGCATTATTAAAAGACGGCTGGACCGAACAAAAACTTGATATCCTTTGGAGTCAAATCGATGCGGATTATTTCCTGCGTCATACACCCAATGAGATCCGCTGGCACATCAAGGCTCTTGCCCAGAAAGAACCCCATGACGGCGCGCCGCGAATTCTGGTACGCATTCACAACCAGGAGCCTGGGACCATGGAGGTGTTTATCTATGCCAGAGCCCACGCGCTAATTTTTACCGTAACCACGAGAACCATGGCTCAACTCGATCTGGATGTTTTGGACGCCCGGATTATCACTACCGGCCATGGCTTCGTCTTGGAAAGCTTTGTTGTCCGTGAGGCAGCTACCATCCGGGCTGAAGCCGATCTAGAATTTCGCTTGCAAGAAATCCAAGAGGTTTTAACCCAGCGGCTAACCCAACCTGACCGCGCCCCACCTTACCGTCCAGGGTTTATTCCGCGAAAATTAAAGCTGTTTAAATTTCCTACTACTATTACTTTTACCAAGGATCGTCGTAATCAATGTACCGTGATGGAACTGACTACCAACAATTGGCCTGGATTGCTTTCCCGAGTATGCCGGGCCTTAGCTAGCTGCCAAGTACGGCTGGTGAATGCCAAAATCACAACCCTAGGCACCCAAGTGGTGGATGTCTTTTTTATTTGCAATCAACAGGATAAACCCCTCACCCCAGAGCAACAGCAGCAGTTAAAGGAGGCAATTTATACTTATTTAGAACGCTAA
- the map gene encoding type I methionyl aminopeptidase, which translates to MPVTIKTPEEIEKMRVAGHLAADVLHMIRPYVKPGVTTEELDAICHEYIVDVQQAIPAPLNYHGFPKSICTSVNHVVCHGIPGKKRLRKGDIVNIDVTVIKDGYHGDTSKMFFVGEPNVISKRVSQVSYECMCIGIEMVRPGVHLGDIGHAIQTHAEASNFSIVREFCGHGIGRIFHEEPQVLHYGTPGTKLRLEPGMTFTIEPMVNAGKRYVKVLPDKWTVVTKDHSPSAQWEHTILVTDDGFEVLTAKPGDNL; encoded by the coding sequence ATGCCAGTTACTATCAAAACGCCAGAGGAAATTGAAAAAATGCGGGTCGCCGGCCATCTAGCCGCCGATGTCCTCCACATGATTCGCCCTTATGTGAAGCCTGGCGTCACTACCGAGGAACTGGATGCCATCTGTCACGAGTACATCGTTGATGTGCAACAGGCTATTCCTGCTCCTCTTAACTATCACGGCTTCCCAAAATCCATTTGTACTTCAGTCAATCACGTGGTCTGCCACGGAATTCCCGGCAAAAAGCGGCTAAGGAAAGGGGATATCGTGAATATCGACGTCACTGTAATTAAAGATGGCTATCATGGGGACACCAGCAAAATGTTCTTTGTGGGGGAGCCTAACGTTATTTCCAAGCGAGTCTCACAAGTAAGTTATGAATGTATGTGCATTGGCATCGAAATGGTCAGACCAGGCGTCCATTTAGGCGATATCGGTCATGCCATCCAAACTCACGCCGAAGCCAGTAATTTCTCCATTGTGCGGGAATTTTGCGGGCATGGAATCGGCCGCATTTTCCATGAGGAGCCTCAAGTCCTTCATTATGGTACTCCTGGCACCAAGCTTAGACTAGAACCTGGGATGACCTTTACCATCGAACCAATGGTCAATGCTGGCAAACGCTATGTAAAAGTTCTACCGGATAAGTGGACGGTGGTCACTAAAGATCACAGTCCTTCAGCCCAATGGGAACACACGATACTAGTTACTGACGATGGCTTTGAAGTGCTTACTGCCAAACCCGGAGATAACCTCTAA
- the rpsB gene encoding 30S ribosomal protein S2, which yields MANVTMRQMLEAGVHFGHQARYWNPKMAPYIFGKRNNIHIINLEETLPLYMEATNYLGRLAANKGTVLFVGTKRAAQEPVREEAGRCGMPYVNSRWLGGMLTNFQTVRRSIKRLHDLEAMIQDGSLDRLKKREALTVRRDRDKLENNLGGIKNMTHLPDALFVIDVEHERIAVDEAAKLGIPVVAVVDTNSDPRKADYIIPGNDDAIRAIRLYLRGIADGIIDGRTTAAAASASKASKDEFVEMEEASEEETLTESLSEKSASTDASVT from the coding sequence ATGGCGAATGTCACCATGCGTCAAATGTTAGAAGCTGGCGTTCATTTTGGCCACCAGGCTCGCTATTGGAATCCGAAGATGGCACCTTATATCTTCGGCAAGCGCAATAATATCCATATTATCAACTTAGAAGAAACGCTGCCATTATATATGGAAGCGACGAATTACCTTGGTCGGCTAGCTGCAAATAAAGGTACAGTTTTATTTGTGGGCACCAAACGGGCGGCTCAAGAGCCTGTCCGAGAAGAGGCAGGGCGCTGCGGTATGCCTTATGTGAACAGCCGTTGGCTGGGGGGGATGCTCACTAATTTTCAGACTGTGCGGCGGTCTATCAAACGTCTTCATGATTTAGAGGCGATGATCCAGGATGGTAGTTTGGATCGGCTTAAAAAAAGAGAAGCGTTGACAGTGAGGCGAGATCGGGACAAGCTTGAGAATAACCTTGGCGGTATCAAAAACATGACTCATCTTCCTGATGCTTTATTTGTTATTGATGTAGAGCATGAGCGAATTGCAGTAGATGAAGCAGCTAAGCTGGGCATCCCCGTGGTGGCGGTGGTAGATACCAATAGCGATCCGAGGAAGGCGGACTATATTATTCCAGGCAATGATGACGCTATTCGGGCTATCCGCCTCTATCTGCGCGGGATTGCCGATGGGATTATTGATGGGCGTACCACTGCTGCTGCGGCTAGCGCGAGTAAAGCAAGTAAGGATGAATTTGTGGAGATGGAAGAGGCTAGCGAAGAGGAGACTCTCACCGAATCGTTGAGTGAGAAGAGTGCTTCAACAGATGCGAGCGTTACCTAA
- the tsf gene encoding translation elongation factor Ts translates to MAITAAQVKELRERTGSGMMECKKALVETGGDIETAIEWMRKQGLAKADKKAGRVAAEGIIVTAVSQDGRKAAMVEVNSETDFVAKNEDFRQFAEDVAHQALISNPATLEDLTSLPLGKGRESVDERRHALVAKIGENLNVRRFTLVEAENGCIGRYVHGDRIGVLVAVEGGEEALAKDLAMHIAASKPQAIAPKDIPVEILDKERAIQIAQAKDSGKPPEIIEKMVQGRLQKFLSEITLLGQPFVKDPDIKVEKLLKDAGANVYRFARFEVGEGIEKKVENFAEEVRSQAQGD, encoded by the coding sequence ATGGCAATCACAGCGGCACAGGTCAAGGAACTACGGGAGCGCACCGGTTCCGGAATGATGGAATGCAAAAAAGCCTTAGTGGAAACCGGCGGTGATATCGAAACCGCTATAGAATGGATGCGTAAGCAAGGATTAGCTAAGGCTGATAAGAAGGCGGGGCGAGTAGCTGCCGAAGGTATTATCGTGACTGCCGTTAGTCAGGATGGCCGTAAGGCAGCGATGGTAGAAGTAAATTCAGAGACGGATTTTGTTGCTAAGAATGAGGATTTTCGCCAGTTTGCTGAGGATGTGGCCCACCAAGCATTAATTTCCAATCCCGCCACTTTAGAAGATTTGACCTCCCTGCCCTTGGGTAAGGGTAGGGAGAGCGTTGATGAGAGGCGCCACGCCCTGGTAGCCAAGATTGGTGAAAATCTCAATGTTCGCCGTTTTACCTTAGTCGAAGCAGAAAATGGTTGTATTGGCCGTTATGTCCACGGTGATCGAATCGGCGTGTTAGTTGCTGTAGAAGGCGGTGAAGAAGCATTGGCTAAAGATCTTGCGATGCATATTGCGGCGAGTAAGCCGCAGGCTATTGCACCAAAAGATATTCCAGTAGAGATTTTGGATAAAGAGAGAGCTATTCAGATTGCTCAAGCCAAGGACAGTGGTAAACCGCCCGAGATCATTGAGAAGATGGTGCAAGGCCGGTTGCAAAAGTTCTTAAGCGAGATCACTTTGTTGGGACAACCTTTTGTTAAAGATCCGGATATTAAGGTGGAAAAATTGCTTAAAGATGCCGGCGCTAACGTCTATCGTTTCGCTCGTTTTGAAGTAGGCGAGGGGATTGAGAAGAAAGTGGAAAATTTTGCTGAAGAGGTAAGGTCGCAGGCCCAAGGAGATTGA
- the pyrH gene encoding UMP kinase, translating into MPLDGGKPKYRRILLKFSGEALIGEVGYGIDPKVVQQIALELQELNRIGIEIGLVVGGGNIFRGAGLAAVGMDRVTGDHMGMLATVMNALALQDALERLGVFCRVMSAIRINEVCEDYLRRRAIRHLEKGRLVIFAAGTGNPFFTTDTAASLRAIEIGAELLIKATKVDGVYSADPLVNSDAQFISRLSYDQVIERKLAVMDTTAIIMCRDHSLPLRVFDMHKVGALTHIIKGEDVGTLVSRE; encoded by the coding sequence GTGCCATTGGATGGAGGGAAACCTAAGTATCGGCGCATCCTGCTAAAGTTCAGTGGAGAGGCCCTTATTGGCGAGGTGGGTTATGGTATCGATCCCAAGGTGGTTCAGCAAATTGCTCTAGAATTGCAAGAATTAAACCGCATTGGGATCGAGATTGGCCTGGTGGTTGGGGGGGGTAATATTTTTCGAGGCGCTGGATTAGCTGCTGTCGGCATGGATCGGGTGACCGGAGATCATATGGGCATGCTGGCAACAGTGATGAATGCTTTGGCCTTACAGGACGCTTTAGAAAGGCTAGGGGTATTCTGCCGGGTGATGTCCGCCATTCGGATCAACGAGGTCTGCGAGGATTATCTGCGCCGCCGAGCTATCCGCCATCTAGAAAAAGGGCGTTTAGTTATTTTTGCTGCCGGGACCGGCAATCCCTTTTTTACTACCGATACCGCTGCTAGTCTTCGCGCTATTGAGATTGGTGCAGAATTGCTTATTAAAGCAACCAAGGTAGATGGCGTTTATTCGGCTGATCCGCTTGTGAATTCCGATGCACAGTTTATTTCCCGCCTAAGCTATGATCAGGTTATAGAGCGCAAACTTGCAGTTATGGATACGACCGCCATTATAATGTGTCGAGACCATTCTCTGCCATTGCGAGTCTTTGACATGCATAAGGTGGGAGCCCTTACCCATATCATCAAAGGCGAAGACGTGGGAACACTCGTTTCCAGAGAGTAA
- the frr gene encoding ribosome recycling factor, which yields MIDEIQEDAAQRMDKSLNALKQAFARLRANRAHTSLLDHITVSYYGNNVPLNQVANVSVEDARTLTVTPWERQMVPVIEKAIMTSELGLNPVTAGTVIRVPLPVLTEERRREMVRLVRQEAEAARVAMRNIRRDSNHTIKELIKEKEISEDDQRRAEEAIQKITDNHITQVDELLAVKEQDLMEV from the coding sequence ATGATTGATGAAATTCAGGAAGATGCGGCCCAGCGCATGGATAAGAGCCTTAATGCTCTGAAACAAGCTTTTGCTAGACTGCGGGCAAATCGAGCCCATACGAGTCTTCTTGACCATATTACCGTTTCCTATTACGGCAATAATGTACCGCTGAACCAAGTAGCTAATGTCTCTGTGGAAGATGCTCGCACTTTGACGGTGACTCCTTGGGAAAGGCAAATGGTCCCAGTCATCGAGAAGGCGATTATGACTTCTGAGCTTGGGCTTAATCCCGTTACCGCAGGGACGGTTATTCGGGTACCTTTACCTGTTCTAACTGAAGAGCGGCGGCGGGAAATGGTTCGCCTCGTCAGGCAAGAGGCGGAAGCAGCACGGGTAGCTATGCGTAATATCCGGCGCGACAGTAACCATACCATCAAAGAACTGATTAAGGAAAAAGAGATTAGTGAGGATGATCAACGCCGTGCTGAGGAAGCCATACAAAAAATCACTGATAATCATATTACCCAAGTCGATGAGTTGTTAGCGGTGAAAGAACAGGATTTGATGGAAGTTTGA
- a CDS encoding isoprenyl transferase produces MDSGQLEGQSSKIPSHVAIIMDGNGRWAKQRNRPRFYGHRAGVEAVEGVLRACADTGVRVLTLFAFSSENWRRPSQEVQLLMELLASAVSNRLQQIQEQNVCLRIIGDRSKFPEALQTEMAKAEALTAQNDGITLVVAANYGGRWDITQAVKQVAAKVEEGRIAVDSITPEVFAAHLSLAGLPEPDLFIRTGGEQRVSNFLLWQLAYTEFYFTDILWPDFNEAAFARAIKTFVRRERRFGQTSEQVESLRRA; encoded by the coding sequence ATGGATAGCGGGCAGCTTGAGGGCCAATCATCAAAAATACCCAGCCACGTTGCGATCATCATGGACGGTAATGGGCGTTGGGCTAAGCAGCGGAATCGGCCACGCTTTTATGGACATAGGGCGGGCGTTGAAGCAGTGGAAGGGGTTCTGCGGGCATGCGCTGATACCGGTGTTCGGGTATTAACCCTATTTGCTTTTAGTAGTGAAAATTGGCGTCGCCCATCTCAGGAAGTTCAGCTTTTAATGGAGTTGCTTGCCTCTGCCGTTTCAAACCGGTTGCAGCAGATTCAAGAGCAGAATGTATGCCTTCGCATCATTGGCGATCGGAGCAAATTTCCGGAAGCGCTGCAAACAGAAATGGCGAAAGCCGAGGCCCTAACAGCACAAAACGACGGGATTACTCTAGTTGTGGCTGCCAACTATGGTGGGCGTTGGGATATTACTCAAGCGGTAAAGCAAGTGGCTGCTAAAGTCGAAGAGGGACGGATAGCGGTTGACTCTATTACCCCCGAAGTTTTTGCGGCACATCTTTCTCTAGCAGGTTTGCCTGAGCCTGATTTATTTATTCGAACAGGCGGCGAACAACGCGTTAGCAATTTTTTATTATGGCAATTAGCCTATACTGAATTTTACTTCACTGATATTCTGTGGCCTGATTTTAACGAAGCAGCTTTTGCTAGGGCAATCAAAACCTTTGTTCGGCGGGAACGCCGTTTTGGTCAGACTTCAGAGCAAGTGGAGTCTTTGCGCCGTGCTTAA
- a CDS encoding phosphatidate cytidylyltransferase, with the protein MLKQRLITALILVPLTVWAVLSFPTGIIAWLLALVMAIGAWEWAGLIRLRDMGARLCYIVAVLLLLWGSYSLPFAGVAAIGVIWWGVCTVLLVRWAHKRSASALLLSKLVPGMIVGVLVLVPAWRAVIGLHGLPVIGPRMVLLLFILVWLADSAAYLVGRRFGRTCLAPALSPGKTREGVYGALGTGLLFSLMGGEILAFSGLAWWGFIGLVLLTLFASIVGDLLESLFKRLSAVKDSGCLLPGHGGMLDRFDSLTAAAPVFALGVWGLEQLQ; encoded by the coding sequence GTGCTTAAACAGCGGCTCATTACCGCTCTTATCTTAGTACCCCTCACTGTTTGGGCCGTGCTTTCTTTTCCTACTGGAATAATCGCCTGGCTATTGGCCTTGGTAATGGCTATTGGCGCTTGGGAGTGGGCAGGCCTAATTCGGCTGCGAGACATGGGAGCGCGGTTATGCTATATCGTTGCCGTGTTACTATTGCTTTGGGGGAGCTATTCTCTACCATTCGCTGGGGTAGCTGCGATAGGCGTGATTTGGTGGGGCGTTTGTACGGTTTTATTAGTACGATGGGCACATAAGAGATCGGCTAGTGCTTTGCTGTTAAGTAAGCTTGTGCCAGGGATGATTGTAGGGGTTTTGGTGCTGGTGCCTGCCTGGCGGGCGGTTATCGGCCTTCATGGGTTGCCCGTCATCGGTCCAAGGATGGTATTGCTTCTTTTTATTTTGGTATGGTTAGCGGATAGTGCAGCTTATCTGGTTGGGCGGCGTTTTGGGCGTACTTGTTTGGCGCCAGCGCTTAGTCCTGGAAAAACCCGGGAGGGAGTCTATGGGGCCCTCGGCACGGGTTTATTGTTTTCATTGATGGGAGGAGAGATATTGGCGTTTTCTGGGCTAGCCTGGTGGGGGTTTATCGGACTTGTCCTGTTAACGCTTTTTGCTTCTATTGTAGGGGACTTATTGGAAAGTTTGTTTAAGCGCTTGAGCGCTGTTAAGGATAGTGGCTGCTTATTACCAGGTCATGGAGGAATGTTGGACCGATTCGACAGTTTAACTGCGGCGGCGCCAGTATTTGCCCTAGGAGTCTGGGGGTTGGAGCAGCTGCAATGA
- the ispC gene encoding 1-deoxy-D-xylulose-5-phosphate reductoisomerase, with product MIGVSILGSTGSIGMSTLDVLARYPERYRVQALSANRSVAQIYQQCLQFRPSQVVMVDPDAAEQLRQRLHPVVPEIEVSSGSEALETIVTSPDTDYVMAAIVGAAGLLPTLAAARAGKRILLANKESLVMSGQLFMSAVSESGAELLPIDSEHNALWQCMPAEGRELPLHRKGVRRILLTASGGPFRERALSELDNVTPDEACAHPNWSMGRKISVDSATMMNKGLEVIEACWLFDAAACQIEVVLHPQSVIHSMVDYVDGSVLAQLGNPDMRTPIAYGLAWPERMESGVTLLDLFAIGQLTFCQPDLQRFPCLGLAYAALERGGTCSTILNAANEVAVQAFLDQRIQFTQIPKLIEWTLGRVTPTVADSLPAVLESDAVARQVAKEQVERWY from the coding sequence ATGATAGGGGTCAGCATACTGGGATCTACGGGTTCCATTGGTATGAGCACCCTTGATGTACTGGCGCGTTATCCAGAACGCTACAGGGTTCAAGCCTTGTCCGCGAACAGATCCGTAGCACAGATTTACCAGCAGTGCCTCCAATTTCGACCTTCTCAGGTTGTTATGGTCGATCCTGATGCTGCTGAGCAGCTACGCCAGCGGTTGCATCCCGTCGTGCCGGAGATAGAAGTCAGTAGCGGCAGCGAAGCCTTAGAGACCATTGTCACATCTCCTGATACTGATTATGTCATGGCGGCCATTGTAGGCGCTGCTGGCTTATTGCCCACCTTAGCCGCAGCGCGAGCAGGCAAGCGGATTTTGCTTGCTAATAAAGAATCTCTTGTGATGAGCGGTCAGTTATTTATGAGTGCTGTTAGTGAAAGCGGTGCCGAGTTGCTCCCCATTGACAGCGAACATAACGCCCTTTGGCAATGTATGCCAGCGGAGGGGCGCGAACTTCCCTTGCACCGTAAAGGCGTACGGCGTATTTTACTGACGGCCTCGGGCGGGCCCTTTAGAGAGCGGGCACTTTCCGAGTTGGACAATGTTACCCCTGATGAGGCGTGCGCGCATCCTAACTGGAGTATGGGACGTAAGATATCGGTTGATTCGGCTACCATGATGAACAAAGGGCTAGAGGTTATTGAAGCCTGCTGGTTATTTGATGCTGCGGCCTGTCAGATTGAAGTCGTTTTGCATCCGCAGAGCGTTATTCACTCCATGGTGGATTATGTGGACGGTTCTGTCTTGGCACAGTTGGGTAATCCTGATATGCGGACACCCATTGCTTATGGATTGGCTTGGCCTGAGCGTATGGAATCGGGGGTAACACTTTTGGATCTGTTTGCGATAGGCCAATTGACTTTCTGTCAACCTGATTTGCAACGCTTCCCTTGCCTGGGGCTGGCCTATGCCGCGCTGGAGCGGGGAGGCACCTGTAGCACTATTTTGAACGCAGCTAATGAAGTGGCGGTCCAGGCGTTTCTCGATCAACGTATTCAGTTTACCCAGATTCCAAAGCTTATCGAATGGACGCTAGGTAGAGTGACCCCCACCGTGGCTGACTCTCTTCCGGCCGTGCTAGAAAGTGACGCAGTGGCGCGGCAAGTAGCTAAAGAACAAGTAGAGCGGTGGTATTAA